The genomic interval ATGCCAGTCATTCTAGAGTCTAGACTTCTTCTATGGCCTTGTATACCCTGTAAATTCAAGAACAAAAATGGAAGTGTTGAATACAAATCGAAATTTCATATCTCATAGTTGTGTAAAATGTGTTCTCTCTACATGCTACCTAAAATTGTTTCCATTGGTTATTAACGTGGAAGTACATAGCCTGATGCCATGAAATTCACTTTATGcttttgcattttaattgtttgccTGGTTTTTTCCATGTATAGGCATTTATAAATACATGGCAATGCCAACTGAATATGTAAATTGACCTTGGCAAAGAACTACGCTGTGGCACCATTTTGATGACCTTGCTAATTTATAATTTCGCTACAACTAACTTGTTAGCTCTTTTGTTTGAATTGCTTGTCTCGAAGGTAGGTGGTTGAAGACAGCGATGTGATCATATTCTCTGTGAAACCTCAAGTTGGTATGCTTCTTTCCTGGTGTATCTCCAATTTGGTATATTTAATTGTTACTTTCCTATTCTTCTGATGGTGTATCTTTGAGCTTCTTCCATTTTTTTTGGCATGCTAGGGCAATGATGGTGGTGAAaatgttaatttatttttacttttcggATGAACAATTTATTTGATAAAGAGGAAATAATAGGGTTTATCGTATATTTACAAGGAACATATGCCTTTGTATTTAGCACGATAAAAGATAAAATGGTAAAATTTATTAAGTATTGAAAACAAGAAATGGGAATTCGTTATGAATTTCATACCTGTTTTGTTCTTTTTCTCATTTGGGAAGGGAGGGAATGGAACCATCGGTTTATCTTTGAATTGTGTTTATTAAATAAGTAAACGGTTTGAACATAATTGTTAATTGATTTTTAACATATGAAAACGGAAAGGTTTAACTCGTGGTACACTTTGGTTAACTTCATAGATTTCCTTATAGTATATATATTGTGGCAATGCAATTAAAACTCTGTTATTCTGTTGATGCTGTAGTTAAAGATGTAGTGCTGCAGTTAAGGCCACTTCTTTCAGAGAAGCAGCTCTTGGTATCCGTTGTTGCTGGAATCAAACTAAAAGATCTTCAGGTTGTACAGTCCAGTGAAATATCTCACATATATAATCGATACAATCAAGTCTTAATGCTTCTATGAATATGGATATACTTCAATACATGTGCACTAATTAGTCTAGATTGTGACCGTACTAGTAGTTGAATTTTgctcgatttttttaaaatgcttaCTGGTACATATGAATATTCAGGAGTGGGCGGGTCACAGCCGGTTTATCAGAGTAATGCCGAATACTCCAGCTGCTGTTGGTTTGGCAGCATCAGGTATTGTCAACCACTTATGACTTTTCCTTTTGTTATCTCTATCATCATCCTGAGAATGCTAATATTGCTGAACAGATTCAAAATTGAACGCCATGTTATTTTTGTGATTATCTTGTAACTATATTGGTAAGCGTGTTGTGTTTGTTATACCCGAACATTGTTAGCTTAGGGCTCGTTTGCCTGCGTTGAGGCATAATCCACTTAGTTGTGCAGTTATAAGCCTTGGAGCAGCGGCAACTAAGGATGATGGAGAAATAATTGGCAAGCTATTTGGAGCAATTGGCAAAGTGTGGACAGCTGATGAGAAACTATTTGATGCAATCACTGGCCTGAGGTACTTGggacaattttttttgtttttttgtttttttgttcaGTTGAGAGAAAGAAAGTCTAATTCTTGCCTTTTACCCTATGATTTTCCGTTTCTGATCAGCGGTAGTGGACCGGCATACATATATTTAGCAATAGAAGCTTTAGCTGATGGTGGTGTAGCTGCTGGCCTGCCTCGAGAACTGGCTCTTGGTCTAGCTTCACAAACTGTAAGCCATTGCATGCATAAAGTTTTTCCTAAACAATTCCACTCACTTACCATTTTAGTAACTAGAGATGCTTAGTTTTACACCTCTGCTTAAGAATGAATTAGCTATATatgaatttaattttattcactTACTTTGAACTTTTGGTTTCCGTTTCTGTACTAGCAGTAAATATGTAGAATATGGTAAAGAACTATGTGCCTGTTGCAGGTTTTAGGAGCAGCGTCAATGGTAGCCAACGTGGGGAAGCATCCTGGTCAGTTGAAAGATGATGTTGCATCGCCTGGTGGCACAACCATAGCTGGTATTCACGAGTTGGAGAAGGCTGGTTTTCGTGGGATCCTGATGAATGCTGTTGTTGCTGCATCAAAGCGAAGCCGAGAACTTTCTCAGAGCTAGGCTTCTTGTTGACCTCTTCGCATATCAAAAAAGCTTTAGTTTGCATCATCTATCTCCCTCTCTCTTCATTAAGCAGATGGCAGTTCTGATTtctgatattttcaaaaatactagtTCTATTAAGAAATATGAGTGTTGTTCGTCTTGGTCTCCTTTCGAATGTTGCTACATTTGTTATTTTTGAAACTCCAATTTAAAAAAAGATATCGATAATAATACAATTTTTCGGGACAAACCAAAACATGACTACTAAATGAGAGAACTATAGTCTAGTTGATAGGATATTCATCATGTGCAACGTTGTTGGATCCTCGAGGACATTTAGTAATTGTAGTAGATGATTTATAGGAAAACTAAGTTGACCATGCCAGCCGATGTAGTAAGTTTGGATGAAAGTTCAGACAAGGATAAAAATGGCAACGAGCAAAGCAACAACAATCCATGGAATCAGCTCCGCCATCCATGTTTATGCCTTGCTGTTCCAGTGTTTATCAATTTTCATCGTAACATCGTCGAAAAGATACACTGTCGGCTCCAAACGTGTCAATTTCTTGAAACACTTTAACACTTCCTCGTCATTGCCAAGGTTACCGAATAATATTCCCTTTTCTTTAAGCTCCTTCACATCTTTGGAGCTCTCTAtcaatgttttcatgaaattaatGTAGGATGTGATGGTGAAGTTGGCTCTGGTTCCTGGGGATGTTTCGAATGCTAATGCTACCATGTTCGCGAAGAATACTTTGTCATCAGAGCTGACAGACCAAATGTGTAGCTTAAGCTGTCCTTAGAAGGCATGAGATTCAAACCGGACATCTGCCAAACAGTTTGAACTTGGTTTGAAGTTTTTCCCTTTTCTTTCAGATCGTTCACACAACGAAACCCACTGTTAAGATTTCTGAAATTGTAGGAATCttggttgttttttttttgcttttcttCCTTGACGAGTCTCCGGAGAATATCTTTTGGAAGGCTTCTAAAGGTGAAGAGGCTCTTCCTCTTTATCATCTTCCCGAGGAATTTTTTCAAGAATCTGGTCTTCCCCAAAGCTCACACTGCTAAAGTACTTGCAGACAAAGATTTCCCTTCATTTCCACCGAATATTGACTCGATCAAGAGCTTGATGACTGAATATGGGATTTGATCGTCGAGCATTTACATATCAGGATCCATTAAGGCACTTGCAGAAGCTCCAAGATGGCTCGTATGAAAGTTCATTTCCCTGTCCCCCGTGACTACCTTCATGTAACATATGAGTAAGCAAGAATCGCGAAGCATCATTATACAGAGCACCTCATCATCGTACAAATCTGTCGACACCACAATGTAGCAACTCCTGATTTCATGGATTTGCTCGAAAATCTAGCTGTAAAAGAATCCCTCATCTCTGCCACTGCCGGAAACAAACATATCAAGGGATTTCTGCTTGTCTTCCTCCACTTGTTGGAGAAGAGGTTTCCCATGGTGGCAAGGACCAAGTGAAATCACCATTGATTCGTACACAATGCTCCCTATGCTGCTGGTGGTGCTGCTGCAGCTTCAGTCGCAGTGATGGTGGTACTCTCTGAGTTGAATCAAATTGCTATTTGCatgatgatatatttatatttttcgtGCGGCTCATTGTCATAATTTCACTCTTGGTTTATTATTATCCCTTTTAATTTGACTGTAAACCATGTATCTTCTAATTCTTTAATTATTGTTCGAACATGGAAGAACAGTTGTTTCTTTATTTGATATTCACTTTTTCATACATGAAACATTCCAAAAGCAAAAAAGGACCAATATTAATCAATAAACTAAGgcaatgtttgaaattaaagatAAGATAACAATGTAGAGATAAATAatctaatataattaaaaagaaatatcaaatgataatatacatatattatttggtttattgataaataatagtttttttttttgtttggttgattaaatttgagataagatgataaaatatcattttgtttttttaataattaataaaaatatcaataacaATATTTAATAAGggtaatattataatttaaattcaataatttgattgatgtaaaataaataattagtagATATATAAATGATATGACCAAGTAAACACGCTATTAGATAAGATAAATTATCGTTCGATTAATAATGTACAACTTCAAACGATGTCAAAATAAACCACATGTACTTTAGCTCTTCCTATTCacatataatttattttctaGGGGGTGTAGGGGATGTGCATGATGAACAAGACAATTGTTACAATTAGATCTCGGGTTTTAAATCTTGATGTCGGATGAACTAAAAAGCTTCAGAACCTACTACACATTTTTCAAATATAGGTTTTATAGAATTTAGTATCAACTAGAAATGGTGTAAGGAGATGTGCATGGACAAGAAAATTGTTAAAATTATGTTTCGAACTCAAGACCTTATCCTATAATTAGAACATTGGTATCAGATAAGCTACTAATTATCGACACTTACTACACATTTTTCATATATagttttggcaaaaacttgtgtgaaacggtctcgcagatcgtattttgtgagacggatctttatttgggtcatccatgaaaaaatattacttttatgctaagagtattactttttatagtgtatattggtagggttgacccgtctcaccgattaggatccgtgagacggtctcacatgaaacacACTCTATAGTTTTCATAGATTTTAGTACCAATGACTTTTATTACTAATTCACTAGAATAGAATGACAATTTTtagtattaaatt from Primulina eburnea isolate SZY01 chromosome 17, ASM2296580v1, whole genome shotgun sequence carries:
- the LOC140818512 gene encoding pyrroline-5-carboxylate reductase, coding for MLDHNSQVVEDSDVIIFSVKPQVVKDVVLQLRPLLSEKQLLVSVVAGIKLKDLQEWAGHSRFIRVMPNTPAAVGLAASVISLGAAATKDDGEIIGKLFGAIGKVWTADEKLFDAITGLSGSGPAYIYLAIEALADGGVAAGLPRELALGLASQTVLGAASMVANVGKHPGQLKDDVASPGGTTIAGIHELEKAGFRGILMNAVVAASKRSRELSQS